The following proteins are co-located in the Sporosarcina pasteurii genome:
- a CDS encoding DMT family transporter translates to MKNNILLGAFLCFIASVSWGAMFPVANHAFNHIDPFYFTIFRYLSVTVILVVMLLWKEGKEAFRFDGKGLSLWFFGTMAFTVYNLLIFWGQDLLGEPGVMIASINEALMPMISIVIVWLLSRNRPHGVTLFFVFTAFVGVTLVITKGDFGAFITATSDIVPSLLIFIAVVGWVVYTMSGSKFSEAGWSALRFSTLSCLLGTLTATAVTLIITYTGYVTLPTMETIKIVSPHIAFMAIFPGLIALLGWNVGVRILSPLNALLFINFVPITTLAVQFFQGSPLTVYDYIGTAFIIFALISNNIFVRLTQNNTTPQVLRKRLREVLSLLQKH, encoded by the coding sequence TTGAAGAATAATATTTTGTTGGGTGCATTTCTATGTTTCATTGCTAGTGTATCTTGGGGGGCAATGTTTCCGGTAGCAAATCACGCATTTAATCATATTGACCCGTTTTATTTTACGATTTTTCGCTACCTATCCGTAACTGTGATTTTAGTCGTTATGCTTCTGTGGAAAGAAGGTAAAGAGGCTTTTCGCTTTGATGGAAAAGGACTGTCGTTATGGTTCTTCGGGACAATGGCCTTTACCGTTTATAATTTACTGATTTTTTGGGGACAAGACTTACTGGGCGAGCCAGGCGTTATGATTGCATCGATTAACGAGGCTTTAATGCCGATGATTTCCATTGTGATTGTTTGGTTACTTAGTAGAAACCGACCACATGGGGTCACGTTGTTCTTTGTATTTACTGCGTTTGTCGGCGTAACACTGGTCATCACAAAAGGTGATTTCGGGGCGTTTATAACTGCAACAAGTGATATTGTACCTTCATTACTTATCTTTATCGCTGTTGTTGGATGGGTTGTCTATACGATGAGCGGCAGTAAGTTCAGCGAAGCTGGCTGGTCTGCACTTCGATTTTCAACGCTAAGTTGTTTACTGGGAACCCTTACTGCAACGGCCGTTACGCTAATCATTACATATACTGGATACGTGACATTGCCGACGATGGAAACAATCAAAATCGTCAGCCCACATATTGCATTTATGGCCATATTCCCTGGGTTAATCGCATTGCTTGGGTGGAACGTTGGGGTAAGAATTCTATCGCCATTAAACGCGCTATTGTTCATTAACTTTGTTCCAATCACAACACTTGCAGTCCAATTTTTCCAAGGTAGTCCACTTACGGTATATGATTACATCGGAACTGCATTTATTATCTTTGCATTAATCTCAAATAATATTTTCGTAAGATTAACACAGAACAATACAACACCACAAGTTCTGAGAAAGAGATTGCGCGAAGTTTTATCCTTGTTGCAAAAACATTAA
- a CDS encoding D-alanyl-D-alanine carboxypeptidase family protein has protein sequence MKKLLFLVLITVLGATFIVKDKPFFTENVTLNVDAKAMILIDAESGKVLYEKNSKEALPIASMSKMMTQYIVLNAIKNGTLTWEDTYEPSEYVQQMTAQSGAVKLGMTPGNLYTVKELFTAMTVNSSNDAAVALAEMVSGSEEAFVTLMNQQAKSFGLKKTSFFNASGLDGDYIGKSADETNIASAWDVARIAQKLIERHPEVFDFTKMTDFRTSAGIQLWSTNLMLPGMPLAMAGVDGLKTGYTDLAGSCFASTGIFDGKRVISVVMGVDEKGSDTTNPRFQLTEELIEHFVLE, from the coding sequence ATGAAGAAGCTTTTATTTCTTGTGCTAATTACTGTGCTCGGGGCTACGTTCATAGTAAAGGATAAACCGTTCTTTACAGAAAATGTAACCTTAAACGTGGACGCGAAAGCAATGATTTTAATAGATGCGGAAAGTGGAAAAGTGTTGTACGAAAAAAATAGTAAAGAAGCATTGCCAATTGCGAGTATGTCTAAAATGATGACGCAATATATTGTGCTTAACGCAATTAAAAATGGAACGCTCACTTGGGAAGATACTTATGAGCCGAGCGAATATGTTCAACAAATGACGGCGCAATCAGGCGCGGTTAAATTGGGTATGACGCCTGGAAATTTGTATACAGTGAAAGAACTTTTTACGGCGATGACGGTGAATTCTTCAAATGATGCAGCAGTGGCACTTGCTGAAATGGTGAGTGGATCGGAAGAGGCTTTTGTAACGCTAATGAACCAACAGGCAAAGAGTTTCGGCTTGAAGAAAACAAGCTTTTTTAATGCGAGTGGGCTCGATGGGGACTATATTGGTAAAAGTGCTGATGAAACGAATATTGCTTCAGCATGGGACGTTGCTAGGATTGCTCAAAAGCTAATAGAGAGGCACCCAGAGGTTTTCGATTTTACAAAAATGACGGATTTTAGGACGAGTGCAGGAATCCAATTATGGTCCACAAATTTAATGTTACCTGGAATGCCGCTAGCGATGGCAGGAGTTGATGGGTTGAAAACAGGCTACACGGATTTGGCAGGTTCATGTTTCGCCAGCACAGGCATCTTTGATGGCAAACGTGTAATTAGCGTCGTGATGGGTGTTGATGAAAAGGGCAGTGATACAACGAACCCAAGATTTCAACTGACAGAAGAGTTAATTGAGCACTTTGTATTAGAATAA
- a CDS encoding ATP-dependent Clp protease ATP-binding subunit, with protein sequence MNCQHCGKNKAAVNLRLHVNNRNIQIHMCRACFQEIQGQMNAGNFSPFNNQENNFFQQNGGQQARAQTIQAQDHQNNGLLDQLGKNLSNDAREGLIDPVIGRDQEVKRVIETLNRRNKNNPVLIGEPGVGKTAIAEGLAVKIHEGDVPVKLMNKEVYVLDVASLVTNTGIRGQFEERMKELIEELQARPDVILFIDEIHLLVGAGSTEGSQMDAGNILKPALARGTLQLIGATTLKEYRQIEKDAALERRFQPIIVNEPSTEDTIKILNGIKDRYEAFHEVHYPEEAIHAFVTLSQRYIQDRFLPDKAIDLMDEVGARLNLAHGTIDPASLQVRLDEVIQEKERAAEAEDYEKAAYKRTEEIQLRKQLEEANQNENTEPTEVSVADIELIVEEKTGIPVTKLQAAEQEKMKDMADNLRAKVIGQEEAVDKVAKAIRRSRAGLKSKTRPIGSFLFVGPTGVGKTEITKVLAEELFGSRDSLIRLDMSEYMEKHAVSKIIGSPPGYVGHEEAGQLTEQIRRKPYSILLLDEIEKAHPDVQHMFLQIMEDGRLTDSHGRTVSFKDTVIIMTSNAGTGVKEVSVGFNRPEHDAVTTLESLSDYFKPEFLNRFDAIVQFNELTEENLLEIVDLMLIDLQETIEENDIDITITDEAKQALVSLGYDKRFGARPLRRVIQDKIEDPLTDLILEEDVVEKVHVDVVDEEIVVTKV encoded by the coding sequence ATGAATTGTCAACATTGTGGTAAAAACAAAGCGGCTGTGAATCTGAGATTACATGTCAATAATCGAAACATACAAATACACATGTGTCGTGCTTGTTTTCAAGAAATACAAGGACAAATGAATGCTGGAAACTTCTCTCCATTTAATAATCAAGAAAATAACTTTTTCCAACAAAATGGTGGACAACAAGCAAGAGCGCAAACGATACAAGCCCAAGACCATCAAAACAATGGTTTATTAGACCAGCTTGGTAAAAACCTTTCAAATGATGCGAGAGAAGGACTGATTGATCCAGTCATTGGACGTGATCAAGAAGTAAAACGCGTCATTGAAACATTAAATAGAAGAAATAAAAACAACCCTGTTCTCATTGGTGAACCAGGTGTCGGTAAAACAGCCATTGCTGAAGGATTGGCAGTTAAAATCCATGAAGGCGATGTACCGGTTAAACTGATGAATAAAGAAGTATATGTGCTCGATGTCGCATCACTCGTCACGAACACGGGCATTCGCGGACAGTTCGAAGAGCGCATGAAAGAACTGATTGAGGAATTACAAGCTCGACCAGACGTGATTTTATTTATCGATGAAATTCACTTACTCGTCGGAGCCGGGTCGACAGAAGGTTCTCAAATGGATGCAGGGAATATTTTAAAACCTGCGCTTGCACGCGGTACGTTACAATTAATTGGGGCAACGACCTTGAAAGAATATCGTCAAATAGAAAAAGATGCTGCCCTTGAGCGTCGTTTTCAACCGATTATTGTCAATGAACCTTCAACGGAAGATACCATTAAAATCTTGAACGGCATTAAAGACCGTTATGAAGCGTTCCACGAAGTTCATTATCCTGAAGAAGCCATTCATGCTTTCGTAACGTTGTCACAACGGTATATTCAAGACCGTTTCTTACCAGACAAAGCAATCGATTTAATGGATGAGGTCGGCGCGCGCTTGAACTTAGCGCATGGAACCATAGACCCAGCCTCACTACAAGTACGTCTAGATGAAGTGATTCAGGAAAAGGAACGTGCAGCTGAAGCGGAAGACTATGAAAAAGCTGCATATAAGCGCACAGAAGAAATCCAGCTTCGTAAGCAGTTAGAAGAAGCAAATCAAAATGAAAATACTGAGCCAACAGAAGTTTCAGTCGCGGATATTGAGTTAATTGTTGAAGAGAAAACAGGTATCCCTGTTACGAAACTGCAAGCGGCAGAGCAAGAGAAAATGAAGGATATGGCGGACAACCTGCGTGCTAAAGTAATTGGTCAAGAGGAAGCAGTCGATAAAGTGGCCAAAGCAATTCGTCGGAGCCGCGCGGGACTAAAATCTAAAACACGTCCAATCGGTTCATTCTTATTTGTCGGCCCAACAGGTGTCGGTAAAACGGAAATTACGAAAGTATTAGCGGAAGAATTATTCGGCTCACGTGATTCGTTAATTCGCCTCGACATGAGTGAATATATGGAGAAACACGCCGTTTCTAAAATTATTGGTTCACCTCCAGGGTATGTCGGTCACGAAGAAGCTGGACAATTAACAGAACAAATTCGTCGCAAACCGTATTCAATTCTCTTACTTGATGAAATTGAAAAAGCGCACCCAGACGTTCAACATATGTTCTTACAAATTATGGAGGACGGTCGATTAACGGATTCTCACGGTCGAACAGTGAGTTTCAAAGATACAGTCATTATTATGACAAGTAACGCAGGAACAGGCGTTAAAGAAGTAAGTGTCGGCTTTAACCGTCCTGAACATGATGCGGTAACGACATTAGAGTCGTTGAGCGATTACTTCAAACCAGAATTTCTCAACCGTTTTGATGCAATCGTTCAATTTAATGAATTAACAGAAGAGAACCTTCTTGAAATCGTGGACTTGATGCTCATTGATTTACAAGAAACAATTGAAGAAAACGATATTGACATTACAATCACAGACGAAGCTAAACAAGCGCTCGTTTCACTTGGCTATGACAAACGTTTCGGCGCAAGACCGCTGAGAAGAGTCATCCAAGATAAAATCGAAGACCCATTAACTGATTTAATTTTGGAAGAAGATGTTGTTGAAAAAGTTCATGTTGATGTAGTGGATGAAGAGATTGTTGTAACAAAAGTATAA
- a CDS encoding ring-cleaving dioxygenase → MNHLKGVHHVTAITSSAEENYKFFTYVLGMRLVKKTVNQDDIQTYHLFFADDVGSAGTDMTFFDFPGIPKGVHGTNEIHRTAFRVPSDEALTYWEKRFDRLQVKHDGIQEQFGVKVLSFVDFDDQQYQLISDAHNKGVASGTPWQKGPIPLEYAITGLGPVHIRIAQFDYMKEVLEKVLLFKEIAQDGDFHLFEVGEGGNGAQVIIEKNTTLPVGQQGYGTVHHVAFRVDDRAVLDEWTERLEQFGFQTSGHVDRFFFESLYARVAPGILFEFATDGPGFMGDEPYETLGEKLSLPPFLEPKREQIEKLVRPIDTVRSTIDFVKE, encoded by the coding sequence ATGAACCATTTAAAAGGTGTACATCACGTTACAGCGATTACGAGTAGTGCAGAAGAAAACTATAAATTTTTTACGTATGTATTAGGCATGCGTCTTGTGAAAAAGACGGTCAACCAAGATGATATCCAAACGTATCATTTGTTTTTTGCAGATGATGTCGGAAGCGCAGGCACAGATATGACATTTTTCGACTTCCCAGGAATTCCAAAAGGCGTTCACGGGACAAACGAAATTCATAGAACAGCATTTAGAGTTCCGTCAGATGAAGCATTGACCTACTGGGAGAAACGTTTCGATCGTTTACAAGTAAAACATGACGGGATTCAGGAACAGTTTGGTGTAAAAGTACTGTCCTTCGTTGATTTCGATGACCAACAATATCAACTCATTTCCGATGCGCATAATAAAGGCGTAGCATCTGGGACACCTTGGCAAAAAGGTCCGATTCCTTTAGAGTATGCCATTACTGGATTAGGGCCCGTGCATATCCGCATCGCGCAATTTGATTATATGAAAGAAGTGTTGGAAAAGGTCCTTTTATTTAAGGAAATTGCGCAAGATGGCGATTTTCATTTATTTGAAGTAGGAGAAGGCGGGAACGGTGCGCAAGTGATTATCGAGAAAAACACGACGTTGCCGGTGGGACAACAAGGTTATGGAACAGTGCACCACGTGGCATTTCGTGTAGACGATCGTGCTGTTTTAGATGAATGGACAGAACGACTTGAACAATTTGGTTTTCAAACGTCAGGACATGTGGATCGTTTCTTCTTTGAATCGCTCTATGCAAGAGTTGCGCCAGGGATTTTATTTGAATTTGCAACTGATGGGCCAGGATTTATGGGCGATGAACCATACGAAACGCTTGGCGAAAAGCTTTCACTCCCACCTTTTTTAGAGCCTAAACGCGAACAAATAGAAAAACTAGTACGTCCAATCGACACAGTTAGAAGCACGATTGACTTTGTCAAAGAATGA
- a CDS encoding D-serine ammonia-lyase: MMEQHRLAELKEKHPLLEKVMHREEVYWLNPLIESANEGFSKLTVSEAEVKEASERLQRFAPYLERVFPETKQSKGIIESPVTAIPSMKKKLEQRYSIAIPGELLLKEDNALPISGSIKARGGIYEVLKHAEKLALEHGLITEGENYSKFADDAFRELFSKHKIAVGSTGNLGLSIGIMSAQLGFEVTVHMSADAKQWKKDMLREKGVIVVEYEDDYSKAVEEGRRQAEADPLCHFVDDENSLDLFFGYAVAGERLAAQLAEQGTIVDADHPLFVYLPCGVGGGPGGVAYGLKLAFGDHVHCFFAEPTHSPCMLLGMMTGLHDAVSVHDFGLDNETAADGLAVGTASGFVGKTMEPLLSGCYTISDETMFKLLTQLTDSEGIRLEPSALAGMTGPIHSIQASMKNAASKNATHLVWATGGSMVPEDEMNLYYEQGRK; the protein is encoded by the coding sequence AAATTAACGGTAAGTGAAGCAGAAGTAAAAGAAGCATCTGAACGATTACAACGTTTTGCACCTTATCTAGAACGTGTATTTCCTGAAACGAAACAATCAAAAGGCATTATTGAATCGCCGGTGACTGCGATTCCTTCTATGAAGAAGAAACTAGAACAACGATACTCGATTGCAATTCCAGGCGAGCTGTTGTTAAAAGAAGACAATGCATTGCCGATTTCGGGTTCTATTAAAGCGCGAGGCGGCATTTATGAAGTATTAAAGCACGCTGAAAAGCTAGCCCTAGAACATGGACTGATTACAGAGGGAGAGAATTACAGTAAGTTTGCGGACGATGCCTTTCGCGAGCTATTCTCGAAACATAAAATTGCGGTCGGTTCGACGGGGAATTTAGGACTCAGCATAGGCATTATGAGTGCTCAATTAGGATTTGAAGTAACTGTACATATGTCAGCCGATGCGAAACAGTGGAAAAAGGATATGCTTCGTGAAAAAGGCGTAATCGTAGTTGAATATGAAGACGATTATAGTAAAGCTGTCGAAGAAGGTCGTCGTCAAGCAGAAGCAGATCCACTTTGTCACTTTGTAGATGATGAGAACTCCTTAGATTTGTTTTTCGGCTACGCAGTCGCTGGTGAACGATTGGCTGCACAATTAGCTGAACAAGGCACAATTGTCGATGCAGATCACCCTTTGTTTGTCTATCTACCATGCGGTGTCGGTGGAGGACCGGGCGGTGTTGCCTACGGATTAAAACTAGCATTCGGTGACCATGTGCATTGCTTTTTCGCAGAGCCAACCCATTCACCGTGTATGTTACTCGGCATGATGACAGGTCTACACGATGCAGTTTCCGTCCATGATTTTGGACTAGACAATGAAACTGCAGCAGACGGACTTGCGGTCGGAACGGCTTCCGGTTTCGTAGGAAAAACAATGGAACCATTATTGTCCGGCTGTTACACAATTTCCGATGAAACGATGTTTAAGTTACTTACCCAATTGACAGATTCGGAAGGCATCCGCCTAGAACCATCTGCGTTGGCTGGGATGACTGGCCCTATCCATTCAATTCAAGCATCAATGAAAAATGCTGCTTCAAAAAATGCAACACATCTTGTATGGGCAACGGGCGGAAGTATGGTACCGGAAGATGAAATGAATTTATATTACGAGCAAGGCAGGAAATAA